The Bacteroidota bacterium genome includes the window TGGATAACAACAGGAAATTTCAACACATCTCCGGGCACTAATTATATTGGAACAAACGATGCACAAGATTTTATATTTAAAACCGGTGGCTCTACTGCATTTAACGAACGTTTGCGTATGACGTCTGCAGGAAGACTTGTAGCTAACAATACAACAGCTGCATCAACTGATGTATTTTCATCTTATGGAACTGGTGCAGCAGGTGCTATAAACTCTCTTGGTACAAGAGCTGTTGCCGGTTATATTACAGGAACAGGAACAGGTATTTATGGTGAAGGCCTAGGTGCAGCATATGGGGTACATGGTAAAACTACTACAGGACGTGGTGTTTATGGTGAGGCTTCGAGCAATGGATATGGAGTTGTTGGCGAAAATGCGACAGGGACAGGCATTGGAGTTTGGGCAAAAAATGGAAATTTCTCAGGCACAGCATTGCAAGCAGAAAACACCTTGGGAGGATATGCAGGTTACTTTTCAAGTACAGGAGGTATTGCAGGAAATGACAAACCTTCTGTATGGATACAATCAAACAACGTTGTAAATACTATGACACTGCGTGTTGATAACGGAACAGCTACAAATACTGGTACAGGTATTGCAGGTGTTGGTAGCGGTGTTAATACGGCATACCACGCAGGCGCAAGTACTGGTGTTTCTGGTACAGGTAAAACATTTGGAGTATTTGGGATGACATACAATGGGAGCTCAGGCGGAACAACTGCCGGTGGCTTGTTTATTGATAGCATGAGCTTAGCACTTGATTTTTATGCAATGACAGCGGCCTATACAGCCAATACAAACTATAAAATAATTGGTACCGGAGCAGTTTCTACTATTGTAAACGATGTACAAAACAAACCTGTAGTTCTCTATGCACCAGAAGCACCAGAGGCTTTATTTGAAGATTACGGAAGCGGACAATTGGTAAATGGAAGTACTTATATTTCTATCGATCCCACTTTTGCTAAAAATGTTGCAGTAAACGAAAAACATCCATTGCGTGTTCTTGTACAACTAGAAGATGACTGCAACGGTGTGTATGTTACAGAAAAAACAGAGAAAGGATTTTTGGTAAAGGAATTGGCTAATGGAAAATCCAATGCTAAGTTTACCTACCACATTATTGCGAACCGTGCTGATGAATATAAAAACGGTGAGTTAGTTTCTAAATACCAAGACCTAAGATTTACACCATTTGACATTAAATCAATAAGAAGATCCGGAGTAGCACAACCAAGTAATAAATAAGATACATCTTAAGTTCATAAAAAAAGCTACCTCAAAAAGGTAGCTTTTTTTATGAACTTAATTTTACACCAACTGTTTTGTAGATAATTAGCGCGCTTGCAAAAAGAGTTGACTTATAGCAAAGAATAGCGTAAATTTGCAGCAATTATTGAAAAACAACTAATTAAAAATAACATGACAACAGCAACAATGGAAAAAACAAAAGCAACTAAAGAAGCTCCTGCTTATGTAAAATTTAAGGTTAAAGATATTTCTTTAGCTGAGTGGGGAAGAAAAGAAATAAAATTAGCAGAAGCTGAAATGCCTGGATTAATGGCATTAAGAGCTGAATATGGCAAACAAAAACCATTGAAAAATGCGCGTGTTGCAGGTTGCTTACACATGACTATTCAAACTGCTGTTTTGATTGAAACATTGGTTGAATTAGGAGCTGAAGTTACTTGGTCATCTTGCAATATATTCTCTACACAAGATCATGCTGCTGCTGCTATTGCTGCTGCTGGTATTTCTGTATATGCTTGGAAAGGTATGAATAATGAGGAGTTTGATTGGTGTATAGAACAAACACTGTTCTTTGGAGAAGATCGTAAGCCATTAAATATGATTTTGGATGATGGTGGAGATTTAACAAATATGGTGTTAGACAAATACCCTGAACTAGTTAAAGGAATTAAAGGATTGTCAGAGGAAACAACAACAGGTGTTCACCGTTTATACGAAAGAATGGCTAAAGGAACCCTTCCAATCCCAGCTATTAACATTAACGATTCAGTAACTAAATCTAAATTTGATAACAAATACGGATGCCGTGAGTCATTAGTAGATGCAATCAGAAGAGCTACCGATTTAATGTTGGCTGGTAAAGTAGCTGTTGTTGCAGGATTTGGTGATGTAGGAAAAGGTTCAGCAGAATCTTTAAAAGATTCAAAAGTGCGTGTAATTGTAACTGAAATTGACCCAATTTGTGCTTTACAAGCTGCAATGGAAGGTTATGAAGTTAAAAAAATGGATACTGCTATTAAGGAGGCGGATATAGTTGTAACAACTACAGGTAACATGAGTATTGTTACAGATCGTCATTTTAAAGCCATGAAACACAATACAATTGTATGTAACATTGGACACTTTGATACAGAAATTGATATGGCATGGTTAAACAAAAACTATGGTCACACAAAGGATACCATCAAGCCTCAAGTTGATAAATACACTATTGACGGAAAAGACATTATTGTTTTAGCTGAAGGACGCTTAGTAAACTTAGGTTGTGCTATGGGACATCCATCATTTGTAATGTCTAACTCGTTTACTAACCAAGTGTTAGCACAGTTAGAATTATGGATGAATACCGATAAATACGAAAATAAAGTTTATGTTTTACCTAAACATTTGGATGAGAAAGTAGCTCGCTTGCACCTTGCTAAAATTGGTGTTGAAATCGATACTTTATCAGATGAACAAGCGGCTTATATTGGCGTAGATAAACAAGGTCCATTTAAACCTGAATATTACAGATATTAATCGTAACTTGGGGATATAAATATAACCATGAAAGGCTGCCTTAATAGGGCAGCCTTTTTTATAAAA containing:
- a CDS encoding adenosylhomocysteinase; translated protein: MEKTKATKEAPAYVKFKVKDISLAEWGRKEIKLAEAEMPGLMALRAEYGKQKPLKNARVAGCLHMTIQTAVLIETLVELGAEVTWSSCNIFSTQDHAAAAIAAAGISVYAWKGMNNEEFDWCIEQTLFFGEDRKPLNMILDDGGDLTNMVLDKYPELVKGIKGLSEETTTGVHRLYERMAKGTLPIPAININDSVTKSKFDNKYGCRESLVDAIRRATDLMLAGKVAVVAGFGDVGKGSAESLKDSKVRVIVTEIDPICALQAAMEGYEVKKMDTAIKEADIVVTTTGNMSIVTDRHFKAMKHNTIVCNIGHFDTEIDMAWLNKNYGHTKDTIKPQVDKYTIDGKDIIVLAEGRLVNLGCAMGHPSFVMSNSFTNQVLAQLELWMNTDKYENKVYVLPKHLDEKVARLHLAKIGVEIDTLSDEQAAYIGVDKQGPFKPEYYRY